In Erigeron canadensis isolate Cc75 chromosome 6, C_canadensis_v1, whole genome shotgun sequence, the following are encoded in one genomic region:
- the LOC122604401 gene encoding receptor-like protein EIX1 — protein sequence MESTFLLIFASFMLIQTYGVSHSSSNIMITASSNVTCIQGERQSLLVFRRGLADESNRLSTWTGLECCVWQGVGCDRRNGHVVKLDLRSPSSFMDYYISSNTSTWLKGKVSPSLLELKYLCYLDLSMNNFSGQNIPEFFGSFKYLEYLNLSYSGFSGVVPPNLGNLSRLQYLDLNVQHRYDMVPLLYDVSLMVKNDLRWVSLLSLLKHLDLSGIKIGNHIDWFHLVNMLPSLLTLNLASCDIHISSIKFINLKSLNSLDLSSNGINSTIPVWLSNLTSLMHLNLGYNNFHGPIPDSIATLSSLSYISLSYNELSGPIPPSLGNLSSLRVLSLYRNQLSGSIPESIGQLSMLENLDLSGNRLSGSIPESINQLSMLESLDLSRNRLSGSIPESISQLSMLESLDLSRNRLSGSIPESISQLSMLESLDLGYNRLSGSIPESISQLSMLEILYLFGNRLSGSIPESIGQLSMLEILHLNDNRLSGSIPTSIGQLSNLIQLGVSNNSLVGHSLDSSLPIEGFFCTLLQHRISIPKLASNANKS from the exons ATGGAAAGCACCTTTCTTCTCATTTTTGCATCATTCATGCTCATTCAAACATATGGCGTAAGCCACAGCAGCAGCAACATCATGATCACGGCTTCCTCAAATGTTACATGTATCCAAGGGGAGCGACAATCACTGCTTGTATTCAGACGAGGCCTTGCAGACGAATCAAATCGTCTATCAACATGGACTGGATTAGAATGTTGCGTGTGGCAGGGAGTTGGGTGTGATAGGAGAAATGGTCATGTTGTCAAACTTGATCTTCGATCTCCATCATCTTTCATGGACTACTATATATCATCAAACACAAGTACCTGGCTCAAAGGTAAGGTAAGTCCTTCCTTACTCGAATTGAAGTATCTGTGTTACTTGGACCTGAGCATGAACAACTTCTCAGGACAAAATATTCCTGAATTCTTCGGGTCGTTCAAGTATTTGGAATACCTGAACCTCTCTTACTCAGGTTTCAGTGGTGTAGTCCCTCCTAATCTAGGAAATCTCTCAAGGTTACAATATCTTGATCTTAATGTCCAACATAGGTACGACATGGTACCTCTCCTTTATGACGTTTCATTGATGGTAAAGAATGATCTGCGGTGGGTGTCCTTGTTGTCGTTGTTAAAGCACTTGGACCTCTCAGGAATAAAAATCGGTAACCATATTGATTGGTTCCATCTGGTTAACATGCTACCTTCATTGCTTACACTGAACTTGGCCTCGTGTGATATACATATCTCCTCCATAAAGTTCATCAATTTGAAGTCTCTTAATTCACTTGATCTCTCTTCCAATGGTATCAACTCCACCATTCCTGTTTGGTTATCAAACCTTACTAGCCTTATGCATCTAAACCTTGGTTATAACAACTTCCATGGTCCAATACCTGATTCTATTGCAACCTTGAGCTCTCTTTCTTACATTAGCCTTTCATATAACGAATTGTCTGGTCCAATACCTCCCTCACTTGGTAACCTATCCTCTCTAAGAGTACTCTCTCTATATCGTAATCAATTGAGTGGGAGCATACCTGAAAGCATCGGTCAATTATCAATGCTTGAAAACCTTGATCTTTCTGGTAATCGATTGAGTGGGAGCATACCTGAAAGCATCAATCAATTATCAATGCTTGAAAGCCTTGATCTTTCTCGTAATCGATTGAGTGGGAGCATACCTGAAAGCATCAGTCAATTATCAATGCTTGAAAGCCTTGATCTTTCTCGTAATCGATTGAGTGGGAGCATACCTGAAAGCATCAGTCAATTATCAATGCTTGAAAGCCTTGATCTTGGATATAATCGATTGAGTGGGAGCATACCTGAAAGCATCAGTCAATTATCAATGCTTGAAATCCTTTATCTTTTTGGTAATCGATTGAGTGGGAGCATACCTGAAAGCATTGGTCAATTATCAATGCTTGAAATCCTTCATCTTAACGATAATCGATTGAGTGGGAGCATTCCAACTAGTATTGGCCAGCTTTCAAACCTCATTCAACTAGGTGTCTCTAATAACTCATTGGTTGGG CACTCATTGGATTCCTCCCTTCCAATTGAAGGCTTTTTCTGCACGCTCCTACAACATCGGATCTCAATTCCCAAATTGGCTTCAAACGCAAACAAATCTTGA
- the LOC122605850 gene encoding receptor-like protein EIX2, producing the protein MGKIPLELCQTNALQNLNLANNNITGMIPRCFYNLTGMIMTSVYFRYNDGYEENIETCIKGIQLKYTKTLKFLTSLDLSSNKLIGEIPDVLVNLKGLNNLNLSRNLLSGQIPSMIGDLKHMESLDISMNLLSGRIPPSLATLNFLSYLNLSFNNLSGQIPSGNQLQTLGDPLAIYGGNNELCGPRPFRSCNRENLSDTHISEKEGKDDIQDLGLLIGTVSGFVVGFMGLIGSLYLIKEWRAAYFEIVENVYTWLVLSILVTLSPIGKKFF; encoded by the coding sequence ATGGGTAAGATCCCACTCGAACTCTGTCAAACCAACGCTCTTCAAAATTTAAACTTAGCGAATAATAACATAACTGGAATGATCCCTCGTTGCTTTTATAACTTAACTGGTATGATCATGACTAGTGTTTACTTTAGATACAATGATGGATATGAAGAAAATATTGAGACTTGCATAAAGGGTATTCAATTGAAGTACACCAAAACACTTAAGTTTCTTACATCCTTAGACCTATCAAGCAACAAATTAATTGGTGAAATTCCTGATGTTTTGGTGAACCTAAAAGGGTTGAACAACTTGAATCTTTCTAGAAACTTGTTAAGCGGACAGATTCCGTCGATGATTGGAGATTTAAAGCATATGGAATCTTTAGATATTTCGATGAACTTGTTGTCTGGTCGTATTCCTCCAAGTTTGGCTACCTTGAACTTTCTAAGCTACTTGAACTTGTCATTCAATAACCTATCTGGTCAAATACCATCTGGAAATCAACTTCAAACTTTAGGTGATCCATTAGCTATTTATGGAGGTAACAATGAGCTATGTGGGCCCAGACCATTTAGGAGTTGCAATAGAGAGAACTTATCAGACACTCATATTAGTGAGAAAGAAGGTAAAGATGATATACAAGATTTGGGGTTGTTAATTGGCACAGTTTCTGGTTTTGTTGTTGGATTTATGGGACTAATTGGTAGCTTGTACTTAATAAAAGAATGGAGGGCAGCTTACTTCGAGATTGTAGAGAATGTTTACACATGGCTCGTATTATCAATTTTAGTGACTCTTTCACCAATAGGAAAAAAGTTTTTCTAA